The proteins below are encoded in one region of Cololabis saira isolate AMF1-May2022 chromosome 21, fColSai1.1, whole genome shotgun sequence:
- the scpep1 gene encoding retinoid-inducible serine carboxypeptidase, protein MGWFGAAFSAFLLAAFTNKGTPTPTGTPGEDWGYVEVREGAHMFWWLYYADGAAARLQDRPLVMWLQGGPGGSGSGFGNFEEIGPLDRDLQPRKSSWVQTASVLFVDNPVGTGFSYAQQSDGFATNVSTVASDMLVLLKHFFMDKTEFQSVPFYIFSESYGGKMAAAISLELTKAVAQGSVKCNFAGVALGDSWISPLDSVMTWGPYLYTTSLLDDYGLADVNNAAEAVKQAVEQEQFLKATELWSVAESTVEQNTNGVNFYNILTQEPDEELALSPGKDFLSLLARRHIGPLHRQSLSQLMNGPIRKKLGIIPQNVTWGGQAEDVFSKMAGDFMKPVVDIVDQLLAAGVNVTVYNGQLDLIVDTMGQELWVKRLKWQGLPGFNKLRWTPLGDPASPGVTGAFCKTYQNFAFFWILRAGHMIPSDQGPMALQMLKMITQQA, encoded by the exons ATGGGCTGGTTCGGAGCGGCTTTCAGCGCCTTTCTACTCGCTGCATTCACCAACAAAG GGACCCCCACTCCCACAGGGACCCCCGGGGAGGACTGGGGCTACGTGGAGGTGCGGGAGGGGGCGCACATGTTCTGGTGGCTCTACTACGCTGACGGCGCGGCCGCCCGGCTCCAGGACCGGCCGCTGGTCATGTGGCTGCAG GGTGGACCAGGAGGATCAGGAAGTGGTTTTGGCAACTTTGAGGAAATTGGACCCCTGGACAGAGATCTCCAGCCCAGGAAGTCCAGCTGG GTGCAGACGGCCAGCGTCCTGTTCGTGGACAACCCCGTGGGCACCGGCTTCAGCTACGCCCAGCAGTCGGACGGCTTTGCCACCAACGTGTCCACGGTGGCCTCAGACATGCTGGTGCTGCTCAAACACTTCTTCATGGACAAGACCGAGTTCCAG AGCGTCCCTTTCTACATCTTCTCTGAGTCTTACGGAGGGAAGATGGCTGCTGCCATCTCGCTGGAGCTCACCAAG GCTGTGGCTCAAGGATCAGTGAAATGCAATTTTGCTGGCGTTGCACTCGGGGACTCGTGGATCTCCCCTCTGG ACTCTGTGATGACGTGGGGGCCGTACCTCTACACCACC TCGCTGCTGGACGACTACGGCCTGGCTGACGTCAACAACGCCGCCGAGGCGGTGAAGCAGGCCGTGGAGCAGGAGCAGTTCCTGAAGGCCACGGAGCTGTGGTCGGTGGCCGAGTCAACCGTGGAGCAG AACACCAACGGAGTCAACTTCTACAACATCCTGACCCAGGAGCCGGACGAGGAGCTGGCGCTGTCGCCTGGGAAGGACTTCCTCT CTCTGCTGGCTCGCCGCCACATCGGCCCTCTCCACCGGCAGTCGCTGAGCCAGCTGATGAACGGGCCAATCAGGAAGAAGCTGGGCATCATCCCGCAGAACGTCACCTGGGGAG GGCAGGCGGAGGACGTCTTCAGCAAAATGGCGGGAGACTTCATGAAGCCCGTGGTGGACATCGTGGACCAGCTGCTGGCCGCCGGCGTCAACGTCACCGTCTACAACGGACAGCTGGATCTCATCGTGGACACCATGG GTCAGGAGCTGTGGGTGAAACGGCTGAAGTGGCAGGGGCTTCCAGGCTTCAACAAGCTGAGGTGGACCCCCCTGGGTGACCCGGCCTCCCCGGGGGTCACCGGGGCTTTCTGCAAGACCTACCAGAACTTTGCCTTCTTCTGGATCCTGCGAGCGGGTCACATG ATTCCCTCGGACCAGGGGCCGATGGCTCTGCAGATGCTGAAGATGATCACCCAGCAGGCCTGA